ACTCTGTTTGAGAAATATCTTGACGAAAATTAATAATAATAGAATCAAATTCACCCTTAACTGCTAAACCTTGAAAATTAAGTAAGGCAAGGCTAACACCGACAATAAAAGCACAGGTAAGTAATAGTTTTTTCATAATAAAGACTTAATGAGAGGCAACTAGAACCATTATAAACCCAACTAGAATGCTCAAAATCTGAAGGGGAATAAAATCAAACTTTTGTAACTTTATTTAATCTGAGTTCGGGATAAATTTTCACTGATGAGTGATGGCAAAAAGGGTAATAGTAAATAGTGTTGGGGCGAATAATTAATCATTGATAACTCCGAACACTCATTACTCATTACTCGTTACTTATTACTTTCTCCAACACCTGCAACCTGAAACCTGACACCTGACACCTACTCTTATCCGATATTCTTAAACCGAACTGAGGTTATTTATTATTTATCTGAGTTCGATATAAAGTTGTCGCTTAGGGTGGATAACGGATAACAATATTTATCAAGATGAGCGTAAAAATAGCCTTATTTTTTCTTCCAAAAAGCTAATCCTCCTCCCTTACCTCTGGCACAAATAAAATTTTCATCCACTAGAAAATAACGAAAAAAAGCTAAGTCTTTTAAAGAGGCATCCCAAAAAGTAGTTTCATTTTCTTTACCACCTCTAATTTCCGTTTCATATATTTTTGCTCCTAATATAAACATTTTTAGGTATAAAAAGTCAAATGCTAAGATATTTTTATTATTAATAAATTTACAAACGCCACTAACATTAAACTGTACTAAGCCGAATTTAACTATATTTTCAATTATGCCTTGATTTTTATTTTGTTGGAGATTTTCAGGAATAGAATAATTAATTATAATAGATGCGATCGCTGGTAAATAAAAGCCATTTTTTAAGAAGTTTCCCCTTTGTTGTTGACTTTTTTTTGTCCCAGTAATAAAACATAATTGCCAACTACCTAATAATTGAGAAAAATCATATTTAATCTTATTTTGATTAGCGTATTTTTCCGCCGAAATTAAAGCCTCATAGACATTTTTTGTGGAAGGGTTAGAAGAAGACTTATCAATAATTTGATTAAAAGTTGCTAAAAAATCAGTCATTTTTTGGCTTTCTCACTTTGAGTATATAAATTGTTGCTTAGGAAAGGTGTCAGGTTAAATAAAAATGTTAATTTATAACGATTTTATTTTTGAAATAATTAAAACCATAGCTATCAAAGTTCCTGTTAATTATTTTCTGTTAATTTATCATAACTACTGTATAAAAGCTGATTTTGCTTTACAAAAAAACACCCATACTCAAAGAAATTGCCCTTTGAATTTTGGTTAAATAAGATTGACTAATTACACCATAAACACTGGATTCAAGATAATTCTTTTTTATATTAGTAATTAAATCCGCCATTGCTACAGAATCAACCATTAAACCCCCTTCACCTTTTTTAACTAAAACTCGACAAGGATTATTTTCAATTCCTTCGATAAAAGAAGAAAAAGGCACAACTAAAACGGTTGAACTATATTGATTTCTGACATCTAAAGATACCACCACTACGGGGCGTTTTTTTGTATCCCCAGATTGTTTTGAGGCTCGACAAAGATATATTTCTCCTTGACGGGGAAAAACATCAAAATCTGACATTAACTATTCTCCGTTGATTCATCCCAATTTGCGATAGCATTATCTTGAGTAGTTTCACTCCAATTCTCATCATCTTTTAAAGCATTACCAGAGCGATTCAAATAAAATTCACGCAATTTAGCCTCAAATTGTTGTTGTCGCCATAAAAAAAGAGCTTCTTCCACTGCGGCAGAGCGATTATTAGTAAAGTTATCAATATCAGCAATCAGATTACTATCAACTGTCACAGTAATTTTTTGTTTTGTTCCTGATGAAATTAAAACTTTCTCCATAACTTACTTTTTAATAGGATAAATAGCCCTTACATTATCATCATATCATGAATTATCAATGATCTTAAACCCTATCTGCAAAAAGCATTAGTCTAGTTTCAAGTGTCAAGTTTGATTTAATTTTTCCCTACTTCGCCACACTAAAAGTAGGGATTTTCACTCCGATTGTTACAGTTAGCCAATTTCACTGACACGGCGAATATTTAAAACATCGCTCATATCTTTAATTTTACCTATCACACATTCATACTGATGATAATCCTGCACATCAATAGTTAAAGAAATTAAGGCAGGTTTACCCACATAAGTTTTTACTCCTGCATTACTAACATTAATATTTTGATCACTTAAACGTCCTAAAATATCTCGTAAAATACCGACTCTGTCAATAGTTTCAATGACTATATCAATGGGATAAGTAGCATTCCGTTGATTGGTTTTGCGAGGATTCCAACCCACTGGAATTAGTCTTTCACCGGGGATATTATGAACATTAGGGCAGTCATGATGATGAATGGAAATACCACGAGTATTTGTTACAACCCCAATAATATTTTCTCCTGGTAGGGGTTTACAACATCCGGCAATGTGATACATCAAACCCTCTATCCCCGCAATGGGATATTTATTGCCATCAATTTCTCGATAATTAGTTTTTTGTTGAGGGGTGTTAGTAAGGGTTGCACTGCTTTCTTCTGCTAAGGTTTGAGGTTTTTCCGTGGTTTGTTGTTTATTTTCCTCTCGCAAACGGTTAATAATTTGGGTGCAGGTTAACTCTCCATAGCCCAAAGCCGCTAATAAGTCATCTACTTTTTGAAAATTGCATTTTTGGGCTACTTTCTGCATGGTGTCAGATTTCAGCAAAGATTCTAAACCATTTTTACCCAATTCTTTCTCTAATAACTCCCTTCCTCTGGCTATATTCTCATCACGGTGCGATCGCTTGTACCATTGACGAATACGATTTTTTGCACTAGGAGTAACAACAAAATTCAACCAATCAAGACTCGGATGGCTATTATTTGCCGTAATAATCTCCACTATATCACCATTTTGCAGGGGTTGATCTAAAGGAGACCATTTATCGTTAATTCTTGCACCTTTCATATGATTGCCTACTTCGCTATGGATGCGATAAGCAAAATCTACTGCTGTTGCACCTCTGGCTAAAGCAATGACATCCCCATTAGGAGTAAAAGCATAAACATCATCATCGAATAAATTTTCCTTGAGGTTATCAACATATTCTTGGGCATCTTTTAAATCTTTTTGCCAATCTAGTAATTGCCTTAACCAAGTGAATTTTTCATCATCACTAGAAAGATGACGATGATTAGAATGCCCCGTTTCCTTATATTTCCAGTGGGCAGCAATCCCATATTCAGCCACATAGTGCATCTCGAGGGTGCGAATTTGAATTTCTAAGGGGCGCCCGTTACTATTCACCACAGTAGTATGTAACGATTGGTATAAGTTGGGCTTAGGTAAACCAATATAGTCTTTAAATCTGCCCGGAATAGGGCGAAAAGCATCATGCACCACGGCTAAGGTACGATAACATTCATCATTGGTATTAACAATTATACGCACGGCGGCGATGTCATAAATTTGCTCAAATTCCTTTTTTTGACGCATCATCTTATGATATATTCCATAAAGATGCTTTGGTCTTCCTTTCACTTCTACAGGATGAATGCCTAAGTTTTCTAAACGTTGGTTAATGGTGTCGATAACGTTTTCAATTCTTGCCTCTCTATCAGTGCGTCTTTCGGCAATTAAGTTTTTTATTTTGTTGTAGGCTTCGGGATGAAGATACTTGAAAGATAAATCTTCTAATTCCCATTTAAAATGCCAAATACCTAGGCGATTGGCTAAAGGTGCAAAAATTTCTTTAGTTTCTTCAGCAATGAGGCGTTGTTTTTCTGGGGGCAAAAAGTCAAGGGTGCGCATATTATGAAGTCTATCAGCCAATTTTACCACGATCACTCGTATATCTTGAGCCATAGCGATAAACATTCGGCGAAAATTTTCCGCTTGTCTCTCGGTTTTGCTAGAAAAGTTAAATTTAGATAATTTGGTAACTGCTTCTACTAACTGACGCACATTTTTACCAAACATTACTTCTATATCTTCGGGAGTTGTAGGGGTATCTTCTACCACATCATGCAAGAATCCCGCCGCAATCATTTCGCTATCTCCTCCCAAGTCTCTTAATAACTCGGCAACAGCTATGGGATGGGCTATATAGGGCTCTCCAGATTTACGCATTTGCCCTTCGTGTAAGGAATAGGCGAATTGAAAAGCTCGACATATTAGGTTATTATTTTCATCGTTTTGATCTCCAATTAAGCAGTTATTTAGCCAATTGGGAATATAGACTTGATAAGTTTTGTTGTCTGTGGATTCAGGTATTAGTGTAATAGGACTCATAATCAGATAATTTGGGGTAAAATAAAGATTAGATAAACTCTAGGTATAATTAACTATTTTTGTTCTATAAATGCTTAAATAAATTACTCTCTCTCAAGCAAATTTATAGAAGTATCAAAGAAGTCTATATTTTCACTTTCTTTGATGTTTTTACTCTCATCTGAATTAGTTAATAAGCCTTTAGTGATAACTATTAGGACATCTCTCTCTGGTATTTTCATTAATCCTGATAATCAGAGGGAGAATCAATTTATCCTGATTTATCTTGTTTCTACTAAAGATTGTTTAAACTTTTTTTCAGAGTTGATATTAATTGTAATTAGATTTTTTTATTCTAACTCAATTTTGTATAAATGTTACCTAAATCACATTTTCCCTTATTATCTGACTGGTTAAATTTATTGGTAGAATTCCAAAAGATTTTTATGAGTAATTCTGATGATATAGATCAAATATTTTCTCAATGGCGAAAAATTCAAAATTATTTACAAACAGAGATAATAACTTTTGAAGAGAATAATATAGATGTTTCTGCTTTTCCTCAATGGCAATCTTGGCAAAGGGAAACTCATCGTTATTGGAAGTTGATAAATACAGAGTTATTGTTTTGGAAATCTAGTGTTTCTCCTTCAACGAAACAAAAACGGAAAGAATCGGTTTTACAACATTTACAAGGGATGATTCAGTTGACTATTAACAATCAATAATCACTTAATTTTATAAAAGCTATAATTTTTATGCAAATTACCATAAACTAAAATAAAATGCGATCAAGTTTTACGGTGATAGTTTCTGGTTGAGTTAAAGTAATAGAATCTTGAGAAGAAAGTTTTTTGATATTTTGATAATAGTTTGTCTGAGGATTTTGATATACTTCTAATAAGTTTTGATTGAGATCAACTAACCACACTTCTTGTACTTTATTTTCTGCATAAATGGGAATTTTAAAAGTGCGATCGTATTCTATACTACTATCCGCCACTTCAATTAATAAAAAAATATCTTCAACGGTAGGATGCTGATTTGCATAAAAATCATGACGAGGTTTTAATAAAACAATATCGGGTTGTGGTTCTGAATTATCATTAAGTTTAATCGGATCTTGTACCCCAATGATCACTTTTGAACCTAATTTTTCCGCAAATAAATAATTAATTTTTTTGACACAAGATGCGTGTCTAAATCCCACTGGTGACATTTCAAAAATTTCCCCATTAATTAACTCAATTAAATAATCTTCTTTCAATACTCCTGAAGCTATTATTTGATGATATTCTTCAAGGGCAAATTTTTTCCGAGGTAAAGTTAACATATTCTTCTATTTCGACTGATTTCAATATAATATTTTTCATTCAATCAAATTACCATAAACTAAAACAAAATGCGATCGAGTTTTACGGCGATAGTTTCTGGTTGAGTTAAAGTAATAGAATCTTGAGAAGAAAGTTTTTTGATACTTTGATAATAATTTGTCTGAGGATTTTGATATACTTCTAATAAGTTTTGATTGAGATCAACTAACCACACTTCTTGTACTTTATTTTCTGCATAAATGGGAATTTTAAAAGTGCGATCATATTCTATACTACTATCCGCCACTTCAATTAATAAGAAAATATCTTCAACGGTAGGATGCTGATTTGCATAAAAATCATGACGAGGTTTTAATAAAACAATATCGGGTTGTGGTTCTGAATTATCATTAAGTTTAATGGGATTTTGAATGCTAATAATAGCTTTATTTCCTAATTTTAAACTTAGTAATTGATTTAATTTATTTACGCAAGATGCGTGTCTAAATCCCACTGGTGACATTTCAAAAATTTCCCCATTAATTAACTCAATTAAATAGTCTTCTTTCAATACTCCCGATGCGATTATTTGATGATATTCTTCAATGGCAAATTTCTTGCGAGGTAAAGTTAACATATCCTTTTATTTCCATTGATGTTGGTCATACTAACTCGTTTTAATATAACAAGTTTTCAGCAAAGAAGAGCAAATTTAAAGTTACAATGAAAAGAAAGGTTTAAGGAAGTAGATAAGAATGGTAACACAAATACAAATACCAACAGGTAATGAAGTTGAATTTATCCCCAAACCTGATGTTAGTCATTTAATTACAGAGGATGATACCCCCGTGGATAATTTTGGTTCAGCAAAACAACAAAGATTTTTAACTAGCATTCTTTACCATGCCAGAAAAGAAGTGATTTTTTTAGCAGATGCCAATGTTGGTATTTATTATAGTATTGGAAAACCCCCCATTGTTCCAGATTTTTTCTTGAGTTTAAATGTTACTACTCCTGAGAATTTCTGGGAAAAAAATCATCGTTGTTATCTAATCTGGGAATTTGGTAAGCCTCCTGAATTTGCCCTCGAAATTGTCTCTAATAAAGTAGGAGGAGAATTAGAAGAAAAACTAAAAATTTATCAAGATATGAGGGTGAGTTATTATGGAGTTTATGATCCACAAAAATATCTAAGTGATCAAGTTTTAAAGATATTTAAACTAACGGGAATACATTATCAGGAAACTTCTGATACTTGGTTAGAAGGAGTTAATTTGGGGTTAACGGTATGGGAGGGAGAATTTGAAAATGTTAACGGGGTATGGTTGCGTTGGTGTGATCAAAGTGGTAATCTACTCTTAACGGGAGACGAGTCCGTACAAAAAGCTATTTTAGAACAAAAAGAACAAGAAAAAAGAGCAGAAAAGGCGGAAAAAGAGTTACAGGAATTAAAAGAAAAGTTGCGTCAACAAGGAATTAATATTGATTAGAGTTATATAACGACATAGTTGGTAGAAATAAACATGAACGATTTATGGACTATTGAAGATAGTAATAATTTATATCAAATTGAAGGTTGGGGGCATCCCTATTTTGCCATAAACGAGTTAGGAAACATTACCGTTTCTCCTCAAGGTAATGATTATAAAATTGATTTATTTGAATTAGTTAAAAATTTACAAAAAAGAGATATTCAGTTACCTTTATTAATTCGTTTTTCTGACATTTTAGCTGACCGTTTACAACGCTTACATTCTTGTATTGAAGATGCGATCGCACGCTATGATTATAACAATGTTTATCGAGGGGTTTATCCAATTAAATGTAACCAACATCGTCAATTGGTAGAAGCTTTGGTAGAGTACGGAAAACCTTATCATTTTGGCTTAGAAGTGGGTTCAAAACCAGAATTAATGATTGCTTTGGCTACTTTAGAAGTAGATGAAACGGGAGAAACTTTACTTATTTGTAATGGTTATAAAGATGAAGATTATTTAGAAACTGCCCTTTTAGCTCAACAGGTAGGACATAATTTAATTATAGTAATTGAGCAAATAAATGAGCTTTATATTATCTTAGAATTAAGCAAAAAATTTAACTTAAAACCTCAATTAGGAGTAAGGGCAAAATTACAAACAAAAGGCTCTGGGCATTGGGGAGATTCCACCGGGGAAAAAGCTAAATTTGGTTTAACTAT
This is a stretch of genomic DNA from Cyanobacterium aponinum PCC 10605. It encodes these proteins:
- a CDS encoding RelA/SpoT family protein — encoded protein: MSPITLIPESTDNKTYQVYIPNWLNNCLIGDQNDENNNLICRAFQFAYSLHEGQMRKSGEPYIAHPIAVAELLRDLGGDSEMIAAGFLHDVVEDTPTTPEDIEVMFGKNVRQLVEAVTKLSKFNFSSKTERQAENFRRMFIAMAQDIRVIVVKLADRLHNMRTLDFLPPEKQRLIAEETKEIFAPLANRLGIWHFKWELEDLSFKYLHPEAYNKIKNLIAERRTDREARIENVIDTINQRLENLGIHPVEVKGRPKHLYGIYHKMMRQKKEFEQIYDIAAVRIIVNTNDECYRTLAVVHDAFRPIPGRFKDYIGLPKPNLYQSLHTTVVNSNGRPLEIQIRTLEMHYVAEYGIAAHWKYKETGHSNHRHLSSDDEKFTWLRQLLDWQKDLKDAQEYVDNLKENLFDDDVYAFTPNGDVIALARGATAVDFAYRIHSEVGNHMKGARINDKWSPLDQPLQNGDIVEIITANNSHPSLDWLNFVVTPSAKNRIRQWYKRSHRDENIARGRELLEKELGKNGLESLLKSDTMQKVAQKCNFQKVDDLLAALGYGELTCTQIINRLREENKQQTTEKPQTLAEESSATLTNTPQQKTNYREIDGNKYPIAGIEGLMYHIAGCCKPLPGENIIGVVTNTRGISIHHHDCPNVHNIPGERLIPVGWNPRKTNQRNATYPIDIVIETIDRVGILRDILGRLSDQNINVSNAGVKTYVGKPALISLTIDVQDYHQYECVIGKIKDMSDVLNIRRVSEIG
- a CDS encoding Uma2 family endonuclease; this encodes MVTQIQIPTGNEVEFIPKPDVSHLITEDDTPVDNFGSAKQQRFLTSILYHARKEVIFLADANVGIYYSIGKPPIVPDFFLSLNVTTPENFWEKNHRCYLIWEFGKPPEFALEIVSNKVGGELEEKLKIYQDMRVSYYGVYDPQKYLSDQVLKIFKLTGIHYQETSDTWLEGVNLGLTVWEGEFENVNGVWLRWCDQSGNLLLTGDESVQKAILEQKEQEKRAEKAEKELQELKEKLRQQGINID
- the patD gene encoding heterocyst frequency control protein PatD encodes the protein MLPKSHFPLLSDWLNLLVEFQKIFMSNSDDIDQIFSQWRKIQNYLQTEIITFEENNIDVSAFPQWQSWQRETHRYWKLINTELLFWKSSVSPSTKQKRKESVLQHLQGMIQLTINNQ
- a CDS encoding Uma2 family endonuclease, giving the protein MLTLPRKKFAIEEYHQIIASGVLKEDYLIELINGEIFEMSPVGFRHASCVNKLNQLLSLKLGNKAIISIQNPIKLNDNSEPQPDIVLLKPRHDFYANQHPTVEDIFLLIEVADSSIEYDRTFKIPIYAENKVQEVWLVDLNQNLLEVYQNPQTNYYQSIKKLSSQDSITLTQPETIAVKLDRILF
- a CDS encoding Uma2 family endonuclease — encoded protein: MLTLPRKKFALEEYHQIIASGVLKEDYLIELINGEIFEMSPVGFRHASCVKKINYLFAEKLGSKVIIGVQDPIKLNDNSEPQPDIVLLKPRHDFYANQHPTVEDIFLLIEVADSSIEYDRTFKIPIYAENKVQEVWLVDLNQNLLEVYQNPQTNYYQNIKKLSSQDSITLTQPETITVKLDRILF
- a CDS encoding type II toxin-antitoxin system PemK/MazF family toxin, with the translated sequence MSDFDVFPRQGEIYLCRASKQSGDTKKRPVVVVSLDVRNQYSSTVLVVPFSSFIEGIENNPCRVLVKKGEGGLMVDSVAMADLITNIKKNYLESSVYGVISQSYLTKIQRAISLSMGVFL